In Gossypium arboreum isolate Shixiya-1 chromosome 6, ASM2569848v2, whole genome shotgun sequence, the following are encoded in one genomic region:
- the LOC108465374 gene encoding uncharacterized protein LOC108465374, translating into MSLTCVKMSEDVWLTCLTHALSTETEEIMGLLLGDIEYSKDGNVTALIWGASPQSRSDRRKDRVETNPEQLAAASAQADRMTASTGRTTRVIGWYHSHPHITVLPSHVDVRTQAMYQLLDSGFIGLIFSCFSEDTNKVGRIQVIAFQSSDGKQNHVTGPIALSPLNRSSVIDLESSLSSSENPLLTSGSAEVDSHMQDTSDSRPAQGSAKSGIRSVDLGGFFANADASYLGQEQGRGYYNTNNIQNAVVDIDPMDMSESMQEAMHRSNLDMSGAEYVRKEIPLHVLPTSSLVNLDSPLKSFTDLQRVLYEEERAAYNQAILQTMRDGKVHPLSFIHHTSTYQASMCKLIEYCLSPAISALQDRLKENEIRLALLTDEAQMLETEASKGSGPSSPHTVSHGFRGSASVGQRDLHSSTEPISMRTFSGPESRSRKRS; encoded by the exons aTGTCTTTAACATGTGTGAAAATGTCTGAGGATGTTTGGTTAACTTGTCTTACACATGCATTGTCCACTGAAACTGAAGAGATCATGGGTCTTCTTCTCGGTGATATTGAG TACTCAAAAGATGGAAATGTCACTGCATTGATATGGGGAGCGTCACCACAATCACGATCTGATCGGCGGAAGGACCGAGTTGAGACAAATCCTGAACAGTTGGCAGCTGCATCAGCTCAAGCTGAT AGAATGACTGCATCGACTGGCAGAACAACACGAGTTATTGGGTGGTACCATTCACATCCCCATATTACTGTTCTTCCTTCTcatgttg ATGTGCGGACTCAGGCAATGTATCAACTTCTAGATTCTGGATTTATTGGGCTCATATTTTCTTGTTTTAGTGAAGATACAAACAAG GTGGGAAGAATACAAGTCATTGCTTTTCAGTCATCAGATGGGAAACAGAATCATGTTACAGGACCAATTGCTTTATCACCACTGAATAGAAGCTCAGTTATCGATCTTGAGTCATCTCTAAGCTCTTCTGAAAATCCATTGTTGACATCTGGATCTGCAGAAGTAGATAGTCACATGCAAGACACTAGTGATTCCAGACCGGCTCAAGGATCTGCCAAG AGTGGGATACGATCTGTAGACTTAGGAGGTTTCTTCGCCAATGCTGATGCCAGCTATCTAGGGCAAGAGCAAGGCAGAGGTTACTACAATACCAATAATATACAGAATGCTGTTGTTGATATTGATCCCATGGATATGTCGGAAAGCATGCAAGAAGCCATGCACCGCTCAAATTTGGACATGAG TGGTGCAGAGTATGTCCGAAAAGAAATTCCTCTGCATGTTTTGCCAACATCTTCTCTTGTTAATCTTGACTCACCATTGAAGTCATTCACGGATTTGCAACGTGTACTATATGAAGAGGAGCGGGCTGCGTATAACCAAGCCATCTTGCAAACTATGag AGATGGCAAAGTGCATCCCCTTTCTTTCATTCATCACACGTCTACATATCAGGCTTCAATGTGCAAGTTAATTGAATATTG TTTAAGTCCTGCCATCAGTGCACTTCAGGATCGGCTAAAAGAGAACGAAATTCGG TTAGCATTGTTGACGGATGAAGCTCAGATGTTGGAGACCGAAGCCTCCAAGGGGAGTGGACCAAGTTCTCCACACACAGTGTCACATGGATTCCGAGGAAGCGCTTCAGTTGGCCAGAGAGATTTGCATAGTTCAACTGAACCCATCAGCATGAGGACATTTTCTGGTCCTGAGAGCAGAAGCAGAAAGCGGTCTTAA